In the genome of Persephonella sp. KM09-Lau-8, one region contains:
- the cmr4 gene encoding type III-B CRISPR module RAMP protein Cmr4 translates to MFKTATPFFIRAITPVHAGSGNDLGIVDLPIQREGHTGFPKIESSTLKGSIRDAFELKANGNESEEIKIHLIFGYDGTNASQNVKKFFEQDLDFTQFSSAIAFADARILLFPVKSLKGVFAYVTCPQVLKRLKEDLKMALLTDKIEINGKEFKAESYKVEDEGKALVPNENKLIVQGNQVVLEEYLFEVEKKQEVSELAQILSRLTGVEEDSLKERLIVLPDDDFADFVKLSTEVITRIKINNETGTVDQGALFTEEYLPAETVMYSIAFFSPLFIPEEKREELKKKIGNEFDFSEKTPKTFFGNISKILQIGGNETIGKGFIEVNLFNSKEENKNGN, encoded by the coding sequence ATGTTCAAAACCGCTACACCATTTTTTATAAGAGCAATTACTCCTGTTCATGCAGGGAGTGGAAATGATTTAGGAATTGTTGATTTGCCTATACAGAGGGAAGGACATACAGGATTTCCCAAGATAGAATCTTCAACGCTAAAAGGAAGTATAAGAGACGCTTTTGAATTAAAAGCAAATGGAAATGAAAGTGAAGAGATAAAAATACATCTTATTTTTGGATATGATGGAACAAATGCAAGCCAAAATGTAAAAAAATTCTTTGAGCAAGACTTAGACTTTACTCAATTCTCAAGTGCTATAGCATTTGCAGATGCCAGAATTCTTTTATTTCCTGTTAAATCCTTAAAAGGAGTTTTTGCTTATGTAACTTGCCCACAAGTTTTAAAAAGATTAAAAGAAGATTTAAAAATGGCTTTATTAACAGATAAGATAGAAATAAATGGTAAAGAATTCAAAGCGGAAAGCTATAAAGTTGAAGATGAAGGAAAAGCTCTTGTTCCTAACGAAAACAAATTAATTGTCCAAGGAAATCAAGTTGTTTTAGAAGAGTATTTATTTGAAGTTGAGAAAAAACAGGAAGTCTCTGAATTAGCCCAAATTCTATCAAGACTTACAGGAGTAGAAGAAGATAGCTTAAAAGAAAGACTTATTGTTCTGCCCGACGATGATTTTGCAGATTTTGTAAAACTTTCAACAGAAGTTATTACAAGAATAAAAATAAACAACGAAACAGGAACAGTAGACCAAGGAGCTTTATTCACAGAAGAATACCTACCAGCTGAAACTGTAATGTATTCAATAGCATTCTTTTCACCATTGTTTATACCAGAAGAAAAAAGAGAAGAGTTAAAGAAAAAAATAGGAAATGAATTTGATTTTTCTGAGAAAACACCAAAAACATTTTTTGGAAATATTTCTAAAATCCTCCAAATCGGTGGAAACGAAACAATAGGAAAAGGATTTATAGAAGTGAATTTATTTAATAGCAAGGAGGAAAATAAAAATGGCAACTGA